In Pseudoalteromonas xiamenensis, the following are encoded in one genomic region:
- a CDS encoding methyl-accepting chemotaxis protein has translation MSLARPVWLGVIFQWLILGAGYLWFQEQTSVWIVLIIATPIAAAFLVQYFIQRTVRSKSLLNDLINALSSPEGIDLTFRFDETDKNLPPACFAINASLSTLEHIIGEVHNSSCRLTPMADDLRDTYASMTQKATIQHSHGQDLANCIGRMLSASRELDNNLQQIHESVLSATSAVQQTRSDTTKSQASLVELAKNIEKTSEQIITLKKDSDDITSVIDVINAIAEQTNLLALNAAIEAARAGEQGRGFAVVADEVRNLAARTSKSTQEVRVMVNKIQAGTDAANQSMQAALEDTNRTVQLSEASTKEVDHIEAAMVDISNMSRIIHDQVNEQQQVSDEAQVSIDAMVELNTDALSTSRIQVVSNLDLLALAQSIQEKLSLFKVTFPAPDKNPRQLKQRESHHKAGDSQAAPQVIPSSGDIELF, from the coding sequence ATGAGTTTGGCGAGACCGGTGTGGTTAGGGGTCATTTTCCAGTGGCTGATATTGGGCGCGGGCTATTTGTGGTTTCAAGAACAAACCTCCGTGTGGATAGTGCTCATTATCGCCACACCGATAGCTGCAGCGTTTTTGGTACAGTACTTTATACAACGTACGGTGCGCTCTAAAAGCTTGCTGAACGACCTTATTAATGCCTTATCGTCTCCAGAAGGTATCGATCTGACTTTCCGTTTCGACGAAACAGACAAGAACCTACCTCCAGCGTGTTTTGCTATTAATGCCAGCCTGTCGACCCTAGAGCATATTATTGGCGAAGTACACAATTCCTCTTGCCGCCTGACTCCTATGGCTGACGACTTACGTGACACCTACGCTTCAATGACACAAAAAGCCACCATCCAACATTCGCATGGTCAGGATTTAGCAAACTGTATTGGTCGCATGCTCTCTGCATCCCGCGAATTGGACAATAATTTGCAGCAAATACATGAGTCCGTGCTGTCTGCAACGTCAGCGGTCCAACAAACGCGATCGGACACAACCAAGAGTCAAGCCAGCTTGGTTGAACTTGCCAAGAACATCGAAAAAACCAGTGAACAAATCATTACATTGAAAAAGGACAGCGACGACATAACATCGGTTATCGACGTGATCAATGCTATCGCTGAACAAACAAACTTGCTGGCACTCAACGCCGCGATTGAAGCTGCTCGCGCTGGGGAACAAGGTCGTGGTTTTGCAGTCGTTGCGGATGAGGTTAGAAACCTAGCGGCACGCACCAGTAAATCCACACAGGAAGTGCGTGTCATGGTTAATAAAATTCAAGCGGGTACGGATGCCGCGAACCAATCAATGCAGGCGGCGTTGGAAGATACCAATCGCACCGTACAGTTGTCTGAGGCGTCGACTAAAGAAGTCGATCACATTGAAGCGGCCATGGTTGATATCAGCAATATGTCGAGAATCATTCATGATCAGGTCAATGAACAACAACAAGTTTCTGACGAGGCGCAAGTCAGTATTGATGCAATGGTTGAACTCAATACCGATGCGCTTTCTACCTCCCGAATTCAAGTTGTGTCGAATCTAGACTTGCTGGCACTTGCACAAAGTATTCAAGAGAAACTATCACTCTTCAAGGTGACCTTTCCCGCACCGGACAAAAATCCAAGACAATTGAAACAGCGTGAAAGTCACCATAAAGCGGGAGATAGTCAGGCAGCCCCTCAGGTCATACCCTCATCAGGAGACATCGAGCTGTTTTGA